A single window of Granulicella mallensis MP5ACTX8 DNA harbors:
- the dxs gene encoding 1-deoxy-D-xylulose-5-phosphate synthase, which yields MSEYLSRIKSPADVKRLGMVELERLAEEIRERLIIGVAKTGGHIGPNLGVVELTIAMHYVFDTPRDSFVFDVSHQSYVHKLLTGREDRFETIRQPEGLNGFMLRTESEHDAFGAGHAGTALSAALGMAVARDMSGGSEHVVALAGDAAFTNGISFEALNNMAAQTKRLIIVLNDNEWSIDKNVGAIAEYFHKIATNPTYVNIHDRAAGLVEKFGGKAALHIARKAEEAAKGIVGRGMIFEEFGLSYYGPLDGHNLPLLIETFKFLKQQNKPVVLHALTQKGRGFQPALEKQKKFHGLGPYDPETGETKAAAQKTYSEIFAETLTRLADMDDKVVAITAAMPNGTALDLFRPHHPKRYFDVGIAEEHAVLFAAGMATKGYRPFCAIYSTFLQRAFDQIVHDVALQNLPVVFCMDRGGLSGDDGPTHHGLFDISYLRGVPNIIHMDPKDEDELQDMMFTALYHQGPSAIRYPRGTGPGVALKAHPVVLEIGKAEVLQDGSDIAIFALGAMVAEAERLAKLLEAEGQSVAVVNARFAKPVDGECIGRYAKRCGLVVTMEDHVLAGGFGSAVLESLNAQAIEVPVVRVGWPDEFIEHGKPEALHAKYGLTAEAALERVRPLLKRPVGV from the coding sequence ATGAGCGAGTATTTAAGCAGGATCAAATCTCCGGCCGATGTGAAGCGGCTGGGGATGGTAGAGCTGGAACGGCTGGCGGAAGAGATTCGCGAGCGGTTGATCATCGGCGTCGCCAAGACCGGTGGACACATCGGCCCGAATCTCGGTGTTGTCGAACTGACGATCGCGATGCACTATGTGTTCGATACGCCGAGGGACAGCTTTGTCTTCGATGTCAGCCACCAGAGTTATGTTCACAAGCTGTTGACAGGCCGCGAGGACCGCTTTGAGACGATCCGTCAGCCGGAGGGTTTGAACGGTTTCATGCTGCGGACGGAGAGCGAGCATGACGCGTTTGGCGCGGGGCATGCCGGAACGGCCCTGAGTGCGGCGCTCGGCATGGCCGTGGCGCGGGATATGAGCGGTGGCAGCGAGCATGTCGTGGCACTGGCGGGCGATGCGGCGTTTACGAACGGCATTAGCTTCGAAGCCTTGAACAATATGGCCGCGCAGACCAAGCGGCTGATCATCGTTCTGAATGACAACGAGTGGTCGATCGACAAGAATGTCGGGGCCATCGCCGAGTACTTCCACAAGATTGCGACGAACCCCACCTACGTCAATATCCATGACCGTGCGGCGGGGCTGGTCGAGAAGTTTGGAGGCAAGGCGGCGCTGCACATCGCGCGCAAGGCCGAAGAGGCTGCCAAGGGTATCGTCGGACGCGGCATGATCTTCGAGGAGTTCGGGCTGAGCTACTACGGCCCGCTGGACGGCCACAACCTGCCGCTGCTGATCGAGACTTTCAAGTTCCTCAAGCAGCAGAACAAGCCCGTCGTGCTGCATGCGCTCACCCAGAAGGGGCGCGGCTTCCAGCCGGCGCTCGAAAAGCAGAAGAAGTTTCATGGTCTGGGGCCCTATGACCCGGAGACCGGCGAGACCAAAGCGGCGGCTCAGAAGACCTACTCGGAGATCTTTGCCGAGACCCTGACCAGGCTCGCGGATATGGACGACAAGGTCGTCGCGATCACGGCGGCGATGCCTAACGGCACGGCGCTCGACCTGTTTCGGCCACACCATCCGAAGCGTTACTTCGATGTCGGCATCGCCGAAGAGCATGCGGTACTGTTTGCGGCGGGCATGGCGACCAAGGGGTATCGTCCGTTCTGTGCTATCTACTCGACGTTCCTGCAGCGTGCCTTCGACCAGATCGTGCATGACGTGGCGCTGCAGAACCTGCCGGTTGTCTTCTGCATGGATCGCGGCGGGTTGAGCGGCGACGACGGCCCGACGCATCATGGCCTGTTCGATATCAGCTACCTGCGTGGCGTGCCGAACATCATCCACATGGATCCGAAGGATGAGGACGAGCTGCAGGACATGATGTTTACGGCGCTCTACCACCAGGGTCCGAGTGCGATCCGCTATCCTCGCGGAACCGGGCCGGGCGTGGCCTTGAAGGCCCATCCGGTGGTACTGGAGATCGGCAAGGCCGAGGTCCTGCAGGACGGCAGCGATATTGCGATCTTTGCCCTGGGGGCGATGGTCGCCGAGGCCGAGCGGCTGGCGAAGCTGCTCGAGGCGGAAGGGCAGAGCGTGGCCGTGGTGAATGCGCGTTTTGCCAAGCCGGTCGATGGCGAGTGTATCGGAAGATACGCAAAGCGCTGCGGACTGGTCGTCACGATGGAAGACCATGTTCTGGCCGGTGGCTTTGGCTCGGCGGTGCTGGAGAGCCTGAACGCCCAGGCGATCGAGGTTCCGGTCGTGCGGGTGGGCTGGCCGGATGAGTTCATTGAGCACGGAAAACCCGAGGCCCTGCATGCGAAGTATGGCCTGACGGCGGAGGCCGCGCTGGAGCGTGTGCGTCCGTTGTTGAAGAGGCCGGTCGGGGTTTAG
- the dcd gene encoding dCTP deaminase codes for MAIKSDKWIRRQANENKMIEPFSEKQVRDGVISYGLSSYGYDLRVSDEFKIFTNVNSAIIDPKNFDERSFVSVQAPSVIVPPNSFALAKSIEYFRIPRDVLTICVGKSTYARCGIIVNVTPFEPEWEGFVTLEISNTTPLPAKIYANEGLCQILFFQSDEACEVSYGDRNGKYQRQQGIVLPKL; via the coding sequence ATGGCAATCAAGAGCGATAAGTGGATTCGCCGGCAGGCGAACGAGAACAAGATGATCGAACCGTTCAGCGAGAAACAGGTACGCGACGGCGTGATCTCCTATGGACTGTCTTCGTACGGCTACGATCTGCGCGTTTCGGACGAATTCAAGATCTTTACCAATGTAAACAGCGCGATCATCGACCCGAAGAACTTCGACGAGCGTTCTTTTGTCTCGGTGCAGGCTCCGAGCGTGATCGTTCCGCCGAACTCGTTCGCGCTGGCGAAATCGATCGAGTACTTCCGCATTCCGCGCGATGTGCTGACGATCTGCGTGGGCAAGAGCACGTATGCGCGCTGCGGCATCATCGTGAACGTAACGCCGTTCGAGCCGGAGTGGGAGGGCTTTGTGACCCTCGAGATCTCGAACACGACGCCTCTGCCGGCAAAGATCTACGCCAACGAGGGCTTGTGCCAGATCCTGTTCTTCCAGAGTGATGAGGCCTGTGAGGTCAGCTATGGCGATCGCAACGGCAAGTATCAGCGGCAGCAGGGAATTGTGTTGCCCAAGCTCTAG
- a CDS encoding HU family DNA-binding protein has translation MIKQDLIQRVVERTGLPRTKAEAAVDAIFEAMKNALGNSDRIELRGFGVFTVKPRKTGVGRNPRTGAEVTITPGKAVRFKPGKELHLLD, from the coding sequence TTGATCAAGCAAGACCTCATCCAGCGCGTAGTAGAACGCACAGGTCTTCCGCGTACCAAGGCGGAAGCGGCTGTAGACGCAATCTTCGAGGCGATGAAGAACGCCCTTGGGAACAGCGATCGCATTGAATTGCGCGGTTTTGGCGTATTTACCGTAAAACCCCGCAAGACCGGGGTAGGCCGCAACCCGCGCACCGGCGCCGAAGTCACGATCACCCCCGGCAAAGCCGTCCGCTTCAAGCCCGGAAAAGAACTCCACCTATTGGATTAG
- the priA gene encoding replication restart helicase PriA: MSLFCDVALPVPLDRAFTYELRELEAEVGARVLVPFGGQQLIGVVVGVHDVRPGPEVEVKAVACVLDEAALLSDELMQLGKWIAQYYCAPLGDVLRGMLPLTAEVRRQWVYRIGEQGRRVQYEGAAKGSSRRSKLSVEDQNREYAVLNYLESGETSKISAIRSATGANKALLDAMAKKRWLVREPLAEVRDARRLETVAVLEEQGSGIREQGLESDAAAGKRLPKLNENQLAVMAELAGCGGRELVRELRARLGARGVPDSTLATLVKRGLVRLEETAQAFHVSGLGNGGKKFAHEHALNEAQTEALGTLVAAMEKGGFRPHLLYGITGSGKTAVYVAAMQRALAAGKSALLLVPEIGLTPGIAAQMVAAFAGEVALLHSQLTPDERAEQWHRIRRGEARVVVGTRSAVFAPMPDLGLILVDEEHDGSYKQEETPRYHGRDVAVMRAKLLGCTVVLGSATPSLESWNNAERGRYARVEMRERVQSRPLPAVEMIDMREEFRETGQEQMFSRKLLVETQATLDRGEQAIILLNRRGYSFVVMCRSCGEKIECENCAISLTYHKPGNEQDLNGEARVGQRLECHYCGYKRGVPKACPKCASEHLYYLGAGSQQGEERLQELFPGARIGRMDRDTVRTRGDMERLLSRLHSGEINLLVGTQMIAKGHDIHGVTLVGVVGADFALGLPDFRAAERVFQLITQVSGRAGRGDLPGKVLVQTYQPDHYVNKFAREHDYTGFAAREMYFRRGMRYPPFSVLANVIVQSEHLEEVLDWSSRLGRWFEQRKLAGVRVLGPAAAPLSRLKRIYRYHLILKADRRDVLGPALREMLAVMDREEIPRRSVVVDVDAMHLM, encoded by the coding sequence GTGAGCCTGTTTTGCGATGTCGCGTTGCCGGTACCCCTGGACCGGGCCTTTACCTATGAGCTGAGAGAGCTTGAGGCAGAGGTTGGCGCTCGTGTACTGGTGCCGTTTGGCGGGCAGCAACTGATCGGCGTCGTGGTGGGAGTGCATGACGTGCGTCCTGGGCCGGAGGTCGAGGTCAAGGCCGTTGCGTGCGTGCTGGATGAAGCGGCGCTGCTTTCGGATGAGTTGATGCAGCTTGGCAAGTGGATCGCCCAGTACTACTGTGCGCCGCTGGGCGATGTGCTGCGCGGCATGCTGCCGCTGACGGCGGAGGTGCGGCGGCAGTGGGTCTATCGCATCGGCGAACAGGGCAGGCGCGTGCAATATGAGGGCGCGGCGAAGGGTTCGTCGCGGCGTTCGAAGCTGAGCGTCGAAGATCAGAATCGCGAATACGCGGTGCTGAACTACCTGGAATCGGGAGAGACGTCCAAGATCTCGGCGATTCGCAGTGCGACCGGGGCAAACAAGGCTCTGCTCGATGCGATGGCGAAGAAGCGCTGGCTGGTGCGCGAGCCGCTTGCCGAGGTGCGCGATGCGCGGCGGCTGGAGACGGTTGCGGTGCTTGAAGAGCAGGGATCAGGAATTAGGGAACAGGGATTAGAGAGCGATGCGGCGGCGGGGAAGCGGTTGCCGAAGCTGAATGAGAATCAGCTTGCGGTGATGGCGGAGCTGGCGGGTTGCGGGGGGCGTGAGCTGGTGCGCGAGCTGCGCGCGCGGCTTGGGGCGCGGGGTGTTCCTGACTCGACGCTGGCGACGCTGGTGAAGCGTGGGTTGGTGCGGCTGGAAGAAACCGCCCAGGCGTTTCATGTGAGCGGACTGGGAAATGGCGGCAAGAAGTTTGCGCATGAACACGCGTTGAACGAGGCGCAGACCGAGGCGCTGGGTACGCTGGTCGCGGCGATGGAGAAGGGTGGATTTCGTCCGCACCTGCTGTATGGGATTACCGGCTCGGGCAAGACGGCGGTGTATGTCGCTGCGATGCAGCGCGCGTTGGCGGCGGGGAAGAGCGCGCTGCTGCTGGTGCCGGAGATCGGACTGACGCCGGGCATTGCGGCTCAGATGGTCGCTGCGTTTGCGGGTGAGGTGGCGCTGCTGCACTCGCAGCTTACGCCGGATGAGCGCGCCGAGCAGTGGCATCGCATACGCCGTGGAGAGGCTCGGGTGGTGGTCGGCACGCGTTCGGCGGTGTTTGCGCCGATGCCCGATTTGGGGCTGATCCTCGTCGATGAAGAGCATGACGGCAGTTACAAACAGGAGGAGACTCCGCGCTATCACGGGCGCGACGTTGCGGTGATGCGGGCGAAGCTGCTGGGCTGCACGGTGGTGCTGGGCTCGGCGACGCCTTCGCTGGAGAGCTGGAACAACGCCGAGCGCGGACGCTATGCCAGGGTCGAGATGCGCGAGCGGGTGCAATCGCGGCCCCTGCCTGCGGTCGAGATGATCGACATGCGCGAGGAGTTTCGCGAGACCGGGCAGGAGCAGATGTTTTCGCGCAAACTGCTCGTCGAGACACAGGCCACGCTCGATCGTGGCGAGCAGGCGATTATTCTCCTCAACCGGCGTGGATACAGCTTCGTGGTGATGTGCCGAAGCTGCGGCGAGAAGATCGAGTGTGAGAACTGCGCAATCTCGCTGACGTACCACAAGCCCGGCAACGAGCAGGATCTCAACGGCGAGGCCCGCGTGGGGCAGCGGTTGGAGTGCCATTACTGCGGCTACAAGCGCGGTGTCCCGAAGGCCTGTCCGAAGTGCGCGAGCGAGCATCTGTACTACCTTGGCGCGGGGTCGCAGCAGGGCGAGGAGCGGCTGCAGGAGCTGTTTCCGGGGGCGCGTATCGGCCGCATGGATCGCGATACGGTGCGTACGCGCGGAGACATGGAACGGCTGCTGTCGCGCCTGCATTCGGGCGAGATCAACCTGCTGGTGGGCACGCAGATGATCGCGAAGGGGCATGATATTCACGGTGTGACGCTGGTGGGCGTCGTCGGCGCGGACTTTGCGCTGGGGCTGCCGGACTTTCGCGCTGCGGAGCGCGTCTTCCAACTCATCACGCAGGTGAGCGGGCGGGCGGGACGCGGCGACCTGCCGGGCAAGGTGCTGGTGCAGACCTACCAGCCCGACCACTATGTGAACAAGTTCGCGCGAGAGCATGATTACACCGGCTTCGCAGCGCGGGAGATGTACTTTCGCCGGGGAATGCGGTATCCGCCGTTCAGCGTGCTGGCAAACGTGATCGTGCAGAGCGAGCACCTGGAAGAGGTGCTGGACTGGTCGTCGCGATTGGGGCGGTGGTTCGAGCAGCGAAAGCTGGCTGGTGTGCGCGTGCTGGGGCCGGCGGCGGCGCCGTTATCGCGGCTGAAACGGATCTATCGCTATCACTTGATCCTCAAGGCTGACCGCCGGGATGTGTTGGGACCTGCGTTGCGGGAGATGCTGGCAGTGATGGATCGCGAGGAGATTCCACGGCGGTCCGTAGTGGTGGACGTCGATGCGATGCACCTGATGTAG
- a CDS encoding serine-tRNA(Ala) deacylase AlaX: MAGSVGERLYYDSPALEFTATVADIRLDSHEKNEAGEKQQLWQVALDRTAFYPEGGGQPWDTGVLVAVSRSGATLEVAVERVEEDEAGEVWHYVRKPLVEGTEITGRVDAARRMDHVQQHSGQHLLSAAFLSELEAKTVSFHLGAETSSIDLVLREGSERLSEDELQRVETAANRLVFADRVLTPRWVSRGEAEEMYERGDLRKLPEREGPMRIVEMQGVEFNACGGTHVASTGAIGGVMLRRVEKVRQGWRVEFVCGLRAVQAARKDFGLLAEVAGSLSVGAGDVPGRVASLLEDAKAAAKERRGLIEELARAEAVALVAEAVEGSAVRAVFVGKEMEFAKQVAAKVAGFGRMAVVGATNGPEGSIAMARPVGLLTDCGKVLREVLSAAGARGGGSADRAQGVCRAEQVEALLGQLVEAIAG, translated from the coding sequence GTGGCTGGTTCTGTAGGGGAGAGGCTTTATTACGACTCGCCGGCGCTGGAGTTCACGGCGACGGTGGCGGATATTCGTCTGGACTCGCACGAGAAGAACGAAGCAGGCGAGAAGCAGCAGCTTTGGCAGGTGGCGCTCGATCGTACGGCTTTTTATCCCGAAGGCGGCGGCCAGCCGTGGGATACCGGCGTGCTCGTCGCCGTCTCGCGCAGCGGAGCGACGCTGGAGGTTGCGGTCGAACGTGTTGAAGAGGACGAGGCGGGCGAGGTGTGGCACTATGTCCGCAAGCCGCTAGTCGAAGGCACGGAGATTACGGGCCGCGTCGATGCCGCGAGGCGCATGGACCATGTGCAGCAGCACTCGGGGCAGCATCTACTGTCGGCGGCGTTCCTGAGCGAGCTGGAGGCGAAGACGGTTTCGTTTCACCTGGGCGCGGAGACTTCGAGTATCGACCTTGTGCTGCGTGAAGGCTCGGAGCGGCTGTCTGAGGACGAGTTGCAGCGGGTAGAGACTGCGGCGAATCGGTTGGTCTTTGCGGATCGTGTGCTGACGCCTCGGTGGGTTTCGCGGGGTGAGGCAGAGGAGATGTACGAGCGTGGCGACCTGCGCAAGCTTCCGGAGCGCGAGGGGCCGATGCGGATCGTCGAGATGCAGGGCGTGGAGTTCAACGCCTGCGGCGGAACGCATGTGGCGTCGACCGGAGCTATTGGCGGGGTGATGCTGCGGCGGGTCGAGAAGGTTCGCCAGGGCTGGCGGGTGGAGTTCGTCTGCGGCCTGCGTGCGGTCCAGGCAGCACGTAAGGACTTTGGTCTGTTGGCCGAGGTGGCGGGTTCGCTGAGCGTTGGCGCGGGAGATGTGCCGGGGCGTGTGGCCTCGCTGCTGGAAGATGCGAAGGCTGCGGCGAAGGAGCGGCGAGGGCTCATTGAAGAGCTTGCCCGGGCCGAGGCCGTGGCGCTGGTGGCGGAGGCTGTGGAGGGCTCGGCGGTGCGCGCGGTGTTTGTGGGCAAGGAGATGGAGTTCGCGAAGCAGGTTGCTGCCAAGGTGGCTGGTTTCGGCCGTATGGCGGTTGTGGGCGCGACGAATGGGCCGGAGGGCTCGATTGCGATGGCACGGCCTGTGGGGTTGCTGACCGACTGTGGCAAGGTCCTTCGCGAGGTGCTGAGTGCCGCAGGAGCTCGCGGCGGGGGCTCAGCGGACCGTGCGCAGGGGGTATGCCGTGCGGAGCAGGTGGAGGCTTTGCTGGGGCAATTGGTCGAGGCTATTGCGGGTTGA
- the fbp gene encoding class 1 fructose-bisphosphatase has protein sequence MTTKVALEQHVAAGSPELREVFGGVAAAAREIAKQIRLAGLSDALGAYGAVNVQGEQQQKLDVFANDVMIKWLGQAASVAACVSEEDEAPVVFANAGAKYIVIFDPLDGSSNIDVNVNVGTIFSVQELQGGDLDASILQQGTKQVAAGYVVYGPSTVMVMTTGTGVAAFTLDDNGEFIRSNDAMQMPEQGPYYSTNEANAASWPEAYREYLAMLLRGDLNGKTYSSRYIGSLVADFHRTLLKGGVFLYPPTDKAPKGKLRLLYEANPLAMLAEQANGAAVNGPERIMELQPEQIHQRTALIVGSKREVEALQKAVLEAR, from the coding sequence ATGACGACGAAGGTAGCGTTAGAGCAGCATGTGGCGGCCGGAAGCCCGGAGTTGCGAGAGGTGTTCGGTGGTGTTGCGGCGGCTGCGCGCGAGATTGCGAAGCAGATTCGGCTGGCGGGCCTGAGCGACGCGCTGGGAGCGTATGGCGCGGTGAATGTACAGGGGGAACAGCAGCAGAAGCTGGATGTCTTCGCGAACGACGTCATGATCAAGTGGCTAGGTCAGGCGGCGAGTGTAGCAGCCTGCGTGAGTGAAGAGGACGAAGCGCCCGTCGTCTTTGCGAACGCCGGAGCGAAGTACATCGTGATCTTCGATCCGCTGGATGGGTCGTCGAATATCGACGTGAATGTGAACGTCGGCACGATCTTCAGTGTGCAGGAGTTGCAGGGCGGCGACCTGGATGCGTCCATTCTGCAGCAGGGAACGAAGCAGGTGGCGGCGGGCTATGTCGTCTATGGCCCTTCGACGGTGATGGTGATGACTACCGGGACGGGCGTGGCTGCGTTCACACTAGACGATAACGGCGAGTTTATTCGCAGCAACGATGCGATGCAGATGCCGGAGCAGGGACCGTACTATTCGACGAATGAAGCGAATGCCGCGAGTTGGCCTGAGGCGTATCGCGAGTACCTGGCGATGCTGTTGCGCGGCGATCTGAATGGCAAGACTTATAGCTCGCGCTATATCGGCAGCCTGGTAGCGGACTTTCATCGGACTTTGCTCAAGGGGGGAGTGTTCCTGTATCCGCCGACAGATAAGGCTCCGAAGGGCAAGCTGCGGTTGCTGTATGAGGCGAACCCTCTGGCGATGCTTGCCGAGCAGGCGAACGGCGCGGCTGTGAATGGGCCGGAGAGAATCATGGAGCTGCAGCCGGAGCAGATCCACCAGCGCACTGCACTGATCGTCGGCAGCAAGCGCGAGGTCGAGGCCTTACAGAAGGCCGTGCTGGAGGCTCGTTAG
- a CDS encoding M24 family metallopeptidase, which translates to MLSRRRFLLTAAATAPTLALHAEQKPATQPSEPSLPAPILALTDRRKDISPITVNERNARLDRARDLMKQNGLDAILITTGASMQYFTGIRWGQSERLFAYVIPQAAAPFVICPHLERDRLNEAQKHFPEHDTTLSYLWQENQDPYATLQHALAESSITTGTLGLEEHTQFAFSSAIAHACPALKIVSATPVTSGCRSLKSQVELSLLRLANQITFDVYKAVYLSCAPGDTNDHFSALIAKAYERCGVQGDASCQTGPNSAVPHGTGTPQIIREHEIVLIDDGCTVDGYTSDISRSFVYGTPTDLQRTVFDIVHRAQSAALAAARPGVEAQSVDAAARKVITDANYGPGYDFFTHRVGHGIGLDMHEWPYLVGGNTQKLAANMVFSDEPGIYLPGKFGVRLEDDMFITENGAQLFTPQSPSLEHPFDKA; encoded by the coding sequence ATGCTCTCTCGCCGCCGCTTTCTCCTCACCGCCGCAGCCACAGCACCTACACTCGCCCTCCACGCCGAGCAGAAACCCGCAACCCAGCCTTCCGAGCCATCCCTCCCCGCGCCCATCCTCGCGCTCACCGACCGCCGCAAAGACATCTCCCCCATCACCGTCAACGAGCGCAACGCGCGCCTGGACCGCGCCCGCGACCTGATGAAGCAGAACGGCCTGGACGCCATCCTGATCACCACCGGGGCCTCCATGCAGTACTTCACCGGAATCCGCTGGGGACAGTCGGAACGGCTCTTCGCCTACGTCATCCCCCAGGCCGCCGCGCCCTTCGTCATCTGCCCGCACCTGGAACGCGACCGCCTCAATGAGGCGCAGAAGCACTTCCCGGAGCACGATACGACGCTCAGCTACCTCTGGCAGGAAAATCAGGACCCGTACGCCACCCTGCAGCACGCCTTAGCGGAGAGCTCCATCACTACAGGAACCCTCGGTCTGGAAGAACACACGCAGTTCGCCTTCTCAAGCGCCATCGCCCACGCCTGCCCCGCTCTGAAGATCGTCTCCGCGACACCGGTCACATCAGGCTGCCGCTCGCTCAAATCACAGGTCGAGCTCTCCCTGCTCCGCCTGGCGAACCAGATCACCTTCGACGTCTACAAGGCCGTCTATCTCTCGTGCGCCCCGGGCGACACCAACGACCACTTCTCCGCACTCATCGCCAAGGCCTACGAACGCTGCGGCGTGCAGGGCGACGCCTCCTGCCAAACAGGCCCCAACTCCGCCGTGCCGCACGGCACCGGAACGCCGCAGATCATCCGCGAGCATGAGATCGTACTCATCGACGACGGCTGCACCGTCGACGGCTACACCTCGGACATCTCACGCAGCTTCGTCTACGGCACGCCGACCGACCTGCAGCGCACCGTCTTCGATATCGTCCACCGCGCACAATCCGCGGCGCTGGCCGCAGCCCGGCCCGGCGTCGAAGCCCAGTCCGTCGACGCCGCCGCCCGCAAGGTCATCACCGACGCCAACTATGGCCCCGGCTACGACTTCTTCACGCACCGCGTCGGCCACGGCATCGGGCTCGACATGCACGAGTGGCCCTACCTCGTCGGCGGCAACACCCAGAAGCTCGCCGCCAACATGGTCTTCTCCGACGAGCCGGGCATCTATCTCCCCGGCAAGTTCGGCGTTCGCCTCGAAGACGACATGTTCATCACCGAGAACGGAGCACAGTTATTCACTCCCCAAAGCCCCAGCCTGGAGCATCCGTTCGACAAAGCATGA
- a CDS encoding DUF1330 domain-containing protein — translation MPAYVVITREKTRNQAQLDQYKELAPASFKDHPVVFRARHGRQEVLEGAASENILILEFPSYEEAQAWYQSQEYQEASKHRFQGGDYRIILTEGISAS, via the coding sequence ATGCCCGCTTATGTTGTCATTACGCGTGAAAAGACTCGGAATCAGGCTCAGTTGGATCAGTACAAAGAACTGGCACCGGCCAGTTTTAAAGATCATCCAGTTGTTTTCCGCGCTCGACATGGCCGTCAGGAGGTCCTGGAGGGGGCTGCATCCGAGAACATCCTCATCCTGGAGTTTCCCAGCTACGAAGAAGCGCAGGCCTGGTATCAGAGCCAGGAGTATCAGGAAGCCAGCAAACATCGGTTCCAGGGTGGAGACTACCGCATCATCCTTACGGAGGGTATCAGCGCATCGTAG